CTTCTTGCGGGCGCGCTTACCCATCGGCATCTCCTCAAGCTCGGTTTCCAGCCAGCCCGGTGACCGGTCGGGCGTCGAGGCCGACCCGTCTCCGCTGGGGTTTCAAGCATCCAGTTTGACATGCCCGCCACCTGCCGCCGCCGGGTGGTTCCGGTCATGCTTTCCTAAGGTGACCGGATCGCGGTCGCGGGTCGAACCCGGCCGGGCCGGGGGGAGGGGCTGATCTTGTCCACGCTGAGTGATCTGCTCGCCGAGCACACCGGGCTGTCCGGAACCGCCGCCGACCACCTGCAGCTCGTGGTCGCCGAGTGGCAGCTGCTGTCGGACCTGTCCTTCGCCGACTTCCTGCTGTGGGTGCCGATCGGCCCGCAGGAGACCCCGGAAAGCCGCTTCCTGTGCGTGGCCCAGGCCCGGCCGACGACGGCCCCCACCGCCCACCCGGAGGACGTGGTGGGCACCGAGGTCACCGAGGAGGAGCACCCGCAGCTGCGGCGCGCGGCCCTGGAGGGCCGGATCTGCCGCGAGGAGGACCCGCGCTGGCACCTCGGCGTTCCGGTGCGCCGCGAGACGATCCCGGTCCGGCTGGGCGACGAGATCGTCGCGGTGCTCAGCCGCGACACCAACCTCGCGGTGCCGCGGGTGCCGAGCCCGCTGGAGATCTCCTACTTGGGCAGCGCCGCCGACCTGTGCCAGATGGTCGCCGACGGCACCTTCCCCACCCCGGAGCCGGCGCCCGACGTGCACACCAGCCCGCGGGTCGGCGATGGCCTCATCCGCCTCGACAGCTCCGGCACGGTCGTGTTCGCCAGCCCGAACGCACTGTCGGCCTACCACCGGATGGGCCACGCCGCGGATCTCGTCGGAGCACAGCTCGCCCCGCTGACCCGGTCGCTGCTCAACGATCCGTTCGACGCCGACGAGGTGGCGCAGCGGGTGCGGCGCGCGATGGGCGGGCAGCCCAGCATGCGCATCGAGGCCGAGGCGCGCGGTGCGACGGTGCTGTTCCGGGCGCTGCCGCTGCGCCCGCGCGGGCAGCAGGCGGGTGCGCTGGTGCTGGTGCGCGACGTCACGGAGGTCAAGCGGCGGGACCGCGCGCTGATGTCCAAGGACGCGACGATCCGCGAGATCCACCACCGGGTCAAGAACAACCTGCAGACGGTGGCCGCGCTGCTGCGGTTGCAGTCGAGGCGGACCGGGAACAACGAGGCGCGCCTCGCGCTGGACGAGTCGGTGCGGCGGGTGACCTCGATCGCGCTGGTGCACGAGACGCTGTCGATGTCGGTGGACGAGCGGGTCGACCTGGACGACGTGGTGGACCGCGTGATCCCGATGATGAGCGATGTCGCCGTGGCCGAGACCGGGGTGAAGGTGCGCCGCGAGGGCCGGTTCGGAGTGGTGTCCGCCGAGTTGGCGACCCCGCTGGTGATGGTCCTCACCGAGCTGGTGCAGAATGCTTTCGAGCACGCCTTCCCGGAAGGGCAGGGCGGCGAAGTCGTGGTGCAGGCGGAGCGTTCGGCGCGCTGGCTCGACGTCGTCATCTCGGATGACGGTCGTGGCCTGCCGAAGGGATTCTCCCTCGAGCGCGCCGAACGCCTCGGCCTGCAGATCGTGCGGACCCTCGTGGAATCCGAGCTCCGAGGGTCGTTGAGCTTGCGCGGTCGCGGGCGGCAGCGGGGTACCGAGGCGGTGTTGCGCGTTCCGCTGAAGTACCGGCGCTGACGTCTGCCCGGTAGGTCGGGCGCCGCGCGGTGCGTCGATCCTGGTGATGCGACGGTGGGGCGGTGTCGCATCGCGGCCGATCGGGCCGGGTTCCCGGATCCGCCTGCTCGAACGAGCTGTGAGCTGAGCGGTTCTTCCGGGGCCGACATCGACGCGGATCGGCCGGGGGTCTCGTCGGGGTGTACGGGTATCTTTCGGTGCGATGGCCGTTCTTCGCGACCGGGGCGAAGACGCCGGGTCGATCACCGGGGGTGCGATCGACCCGCTGCGTCTTCAGCGAGTTTCGCTACTCAGGCGTTGGTGCGGGCCCGGGTGCGAGCGTTGCGCCGCTTGAGGGCACGCCGCTCGTCCTCGCTCATACCGCCCCAGACGCCGGCGTCCTGCCCGCTCTCCAGTGCCCATGCCAGGCACTCGGAGGCGACGGGACAACGGCGGCAAACGGCCTTCGCCTCGGCGATCTGCAGCACGGCAGGACCGCTGTTCCCGACGGGGAAGAACAGCTCCGGGTCCTCGTCACGGCAAACCGCATCGTGGCGCCAGTCCATCGTTCCTTGCTCCTCGCTAGGCGCGCCAACGCGCGCCGCTCGTACGTGTTCGGGGTGTTTGTGAATGCTTTCACGGAGTCCGTGTGCTTGTGAATGCTTTCACGAACTGCCGCGATGTCAAGAGTTCGATCTCGCGTGGTGAGGGAACTCACCTGAAAGATCGACAGGACTTGACCAGGGGTTTCGGTGTGTCACCGGTCGCAGACGGGGGTCGCGAGTCGGTAACTACGTCCATCCGTTACGAGAAGGTTATACGGCGACGCGGAGAGCTTCCGGGACTGAGAGGAACTCGATCTCCGAACGCTCACCCAGGCAATCGCCGTCGACCTGCAGGCGCAACGGCTCCGTACAGGTTACGCGGAGATGGGCCACGTCTGCACGTTGAATTAGGTTACTTCCGTGTGGTTTCGCTCTACCGCGTAGCATTTCCGCTACATGTCGTAACACAGGGTAAGTGCGCATGTTCCGCAGCGCGAAGACGCCCAGACCGGTGTCGAAGCTGGTCTCCGGGCTCATCCGCACCGGTCGGGAGCCGAGGTAGGTCCAGGGGTCGGTGTTCGAGACGAACACGCTGTGCAATCCGCCGACCTGCGATTCGTCACCAATTCGCAAGGTGAGCTTCGGCTCCGCGCGGGCCATCCGGAAGTAGCAGGCCAGCGCGGTGCGGGCGTAGAGGGCGGGAGTCACGTTCCGGCCGTTCGAGCGCAGCCGCTCCACCTCGGCGACCACTTCGGCGTCCCAGCCCACACCCGCGTTGAAGGTGAACCAGCGCTCATCGGCGCGGCCGAGCCCGACCCAGCGGCCGCTGCGCTCGGCCACCGCGCGCAGCAGGCGGTGCGTGGCCTCGACAGGGTCTCGCGGCAACCCCAGGGCGCGGGCGAACACGTTGGCGGATCCGCCGGGCACCACGCCCAGCGTCGGCATCGCCCTGTCGCCCACGTCACCGGCCGAGAACATGCCGTTGACCACTTCGTTCACCGTGCCGTCGCCGCCGTGCGCGATCACCAGGTCCACGCCTTCCTCGACGGCCGCGCGGGCGGTGTCGGAGGCGTGGCCCCAGTACTGCGTTTCGACGACGTCCAGCTTCAGCTCGCTGGCCAGCGCGTGAGCGAGCACATCCCGGCCAGCCGCAGTGGTGGACGTCGCCTGCGGGTTGACGACGAGTACGGCGCGCACACCCGCAGCCTAGGCGAGACCGGTGGTTCAGCTCTCCCGCAGGGCCTCCTCCCGCCGCGATCGGTACTCCCGGCCGCGGTGCCCGACGCGGGCGGGGCGGGCCGGCTGAAGCACCTGGAACGGGTGCGCCGTGCCGCTGACCTCCGCCGGGACCCGGTGGGAGCCGGACGCGCAACCCCGGAGCGCATCCGTTCGCCGTCCACCCGGGCCGGTCGGGCGCACGGACGGCGCGGACACCCCGATATCCGCGATCGCCGTGGCAGCCATGAGTCGATCATTGCGCGTGACAGTGGTCGCAGCCATGCGTCATTCAGGCGGTATTACCATCGATGGGGCATACGCAGAGTCACCGATTCCGCTTTCCGGAAGGGCAACCGCGACCGTGTCGATCGAAGCTGTCCCGCGCACCGTGCGCATCGCCGGCGTACTGACCACGCTGCAGGCCGTGGCGGGGCTGATCTTCGTCGTCGCGCTGCTGGTCCGCGGCACCAACACCGGCTCCGGCGGGGTGGGCGAGTTCGGCAGCGCCCAGACCTACGGGGAGGCCGGCTACTTCGCGCTGCTGTCGGCCGGAGTCCTCGCGGCGGGCCTCGGGATGCTCAACGGCAAGCACTGGGCGCGCACCCCGGCCCTGCTGCTGCAGCTGATGCTCCTGGGCACCGCGTGGTACGCGATGGGCCCGTCGGGTCAGCCCGTGATCGGCCTGGTCCTCGCGGTTCCGGCGATCGCGGTGCTCTGGTTCATGTTCAACCGCGAGGGACGGCGCTGGTCGTACTACGGCAACGCCGCCCCCGACGCGGACCGCGAGGACTAGGGATTCTCCGAGCCCGTTCGCCGCTTCAGGCGCTGAAAGCGCGGAGCGGGTCGCCGGTGAGGCGGAAGACCGTCCACTCGTCCATCGGGATCGCACCGGCCGCCTTGTAGAAGTCGATCGCCGGCTTGTTCCAGTCCAGGACCTGCCACTCCAGCCGCGCGTAGCCGCGGTCGACGCACTCCTTGGCCAGCGCCTGCAGCAACGCCTTGCCCAGGCCGCTGCCGCGCTGCTGGGGCTGCACGAACAGGTCCTCCAGGTAGATGCCGTGCACGCCCTCCCAGGTGGAGAAGTTCAGGAACCACAGGGCGAGCCCCACCACCGCGCCGTCCACTTCGGCCACGTGCCCGAACAGCGCGGGGTCCGGTCCGAACAGCGCCGCGCTCAGCTGCTGCTCGGTCAGGTGGCACAGCTCGGGCGCCTTCTCGTACAGCGCGAGCTCGTGCACCAGCTCGACCATGGCCGGGACGTCGGCTTCGGTCGCACGGCGGATCATCGATACCTCCACGGGTTTCTGCCTACCGGGCCAGCATATTCGCGCCCGGCAGGAGACCCGCGCGGCTCTGAACGCCGTCTTGTCCTTGAAGCGGCGGAGCCGCTTGGCCCACCCTCGCAGCCAGCACCGCTACCCGCGCCGCCACGCAAGACGAGCCTGGAAACAGGAAATCAGCCCTGCTGCCAGGGCGGGATGTTGGAGCGCACCACCTGCGGGGCTCCGCGCTCGCGGCCGAGCACGGTGATCCCGGCCGGGTCCAGCGCGAAACCCACGCCGGCGACCGCGGGCAGGCCCAGCCAGCGGGCGATCAGGCAGCGGCTGAAGTGGCCGTGGCCCACCAGCACCACATCGGAGGCGGTGTCGGCGATGCGGACCAGCAGCTCGTCGGCGCGGGCCGACACCTGCTCCGCGGACTCGCCGCCCGGGCAGGGGTGCGTCCACACCGTCCAGTCCGGGACCTGCTCGCGGATCTCCGGGGTGGTCAGGCCCTCGTAGTCGCCGTAGTCCCATTCCGCGAGCAGCGGTTCGGTGGCGATGTCGTCCAGCCCGGCCAGCTCCGCCGTGCGCTGCGCGCGCTGGCGCGGACTCGCCAGCACGACCACCGGCCCGGCGGGGCGCAGCGCGGTCAGGGTCTGCCCGGCCTGGCGGGCCCGCAGTTCGCCCTCGACGGTGAGCGGGATGTCGGACCGGCTGGTGTGCTGGCCGGTCTGGGACCACTGGGTGGTGCCGTGTCGGAGGAGGTAGATGCGGTGCTCGTCCTGTGCCACGGCCCGAGCGTAACCGCGCTAGGCGGGGAGCACCCCTTCGCGCACCGCCGCCGTCAGCTCCGGGCCGGCCTTGTCGGGCGATCCGGCGTCGAAC
This portion of the Saccharopolyspora antimicrobica genome encodes:
- a CDS encoding PAS domain-containing sensor histidine kinase — protein: MSTLSDLLAEHTGLSGTAADHLQLVVAEWQLLSDLSFADFLLWVPIGPQETPESRFLCVAQARPTTAPTAHPEDVVGTEVTEEEHPQLRRAALEGRICREEDPRWHLGVPVRRETIPVRLGDEIVAVLSRDTNLAVPRVPSPLEISYLGSAADLCQMVADGTFPTPEPAPDVHTSPRVGDGLIRLDSSGTVVFASPNALSAYHRMGHAADLVGAQLAPLTRSLLNDPFDADEVAQRVRRAMGGQPSMRIEAEARGATVLFRALPLRPRGQQAGALVLVRDVTEVKRRDRALMSKDATIREIHHRVKNNLQTVAALLRLQSRRTGNNEARLALDESVRRVTSIALVHETLSMSVDERVDLDDVVDRVIPMMSDVAVAETGVKVRREGRFGVVSAELATPLVMVLTELVQNAFEHAFPEGQGGEVVVQAERSARWLDVVISDDGRGLPKGFSLERAERLGLQIVRTLVESELRGSLSLRGRGRQRGTEAVLRVPLKYRR
- a CDS encoding WhiB family transcriptional regulator gives rise to the protein MDWRHDAVCRDEDPELFFPVGNSGPAVLQIAEAKAVCRRCPVASECLAWALESGQDAGVWGGMSEDERRALKRRNARTRARTNA
- a CDS encoding diacylglycerol/lipid kinase family protein, whose translation is MRAVLVVNPQATSTTAAGRDVLAHALASELKLDVVETQYWGHASDTARAAVEEGVDLVIAHGGDGTVNEVVNGMFSAGDVGDRAMPTLGVVPGGSANVFARALGLPRDPVEATHRLLRAVAERSGRWVGLGRADERWFTFNAGVGWDAEVVAEVERLRSNGRNVTPALYARTALACYFRMARAEPKLTLRIGDESQVGGLHSVFVSNTDPWTYLGSRPVRMSPETSFDTGLGVFALRNMRTYPVLRHVAEMLRGRAKPHGSNLIQRADVAHLRVTCTEPLRLQVDGDCLGERSEIEFLSVPEALRVAV
- a CDS encoding GNAT family N-acetyltransferase, which codes for MIRRATEADVPAMVELVHELALYEKAPELCHLTEQQLSAALFGPDPALFGHVAEVDGAVVGLALWFLNFSTWEGVHGIYLEDLFVQPQQRGSGLGKALLQALAKECVDRGYARLEWQVLDWNKPAIDFYKAAGAIPMDEWTVFRLTGDPLRAFSA
- a CDS encoding histidine phosphatase family protein, with protein sequence MAQDEHRIYLLRHGTTQWSQTGQHTSRSDIPLTVEGELRARQAGQTLTALRPAGPVVVLASPRQRAQRTAELAGLDDIATEPLLAEWDYGDYEGLTTPEIREQVPDWTVWTHPCPGGESAEQVSARADELLVRIADTASDVVLVGHGHFSRCLIARWLGLPAVAGVGFALDPAGITVLGRERGAPQVVRSNIPPWQQG